A single Glycine soja cultivar W05 chromosome 14, ASM419377v2, whole genome shotgun sequence DNA region contains:
- the LOC114383763 gene encoding uncharacterized protein LOC114383763 isoform X1: MNDNITLVLHHGGRFTPRASDGKVEYIGGEFDVWEDISADCLNAFILYDLVKACKKYSNIGECFWLIDKDLDFNHGLRSCTTDGDILHLVRDAFENENEINVYFHHEVDPILEEVPQMLYLECDPIRKAVENEDDLDDVPVAGHEEDAGAGEQTDAGAGEQTDAGEQMDAGKQRDGGEQRDTDAGEQRHGSEQRDTDGEERDVADSEEEKEVDSDETDAEWFINFSCMLNEVEAEVETDGYHSEELNIPISSDDEDEDVEVYPQYSQSSGVGEQKLELGMEFGTLDEFKSALREYSILMGREFKWKKNDKQRARAKCKKAFCDWEIYCAKNEVRNSFQIKTFKHNHNCCREVNNKQANRQWVVSKLEGKLRMQPTLKCVEALEYFKQEFGVHIEVTKMWRAMKEAKQLVEGNERKQYAKVFDYAHELLRSNPGSTVKINTVPSPEGPPQFQRLYICLAGCKKGFVAGCRPFIGLDGCFLKSAFGGNLLSAFGLDGNNHIYVIAYAVVDIENKDNWKWFLTLFHEDLGDYIQNGWNFMSDMQKGLIPALQEVMPGAPHRFCVLHLWKNFTKQWKSKELKGIVWQCAKSTTVAEFEGHMAHLKTINCQAWEYLNKWPKQAWTKAHFSTIPKVDNICNNTCEVFNSRILQYRCKPIITMLEEIRSYIMRTMAARKVKLSGKPGPLCPVQYKRLEKEFHFANQWTPIWCGDNMGLRYEVHMWGNKVEVNLGEWTCTCGVWQLTGMPCRHAIATITHKGGKPEDMCHEWLSIEAYNKTYKHFIEPVQGPQYWAQTQYTHPVPPHKKVQRGRPKKNRRRSVDEDNVTGHKLKRKLAEFTCGRCGQTNHNIRSCKNIGVPVRPKKYVAPSTSNEDDHLLSQDEQALNEAEEAAAHVQQDPVEINLSQPHLSQDSDMEFMVPATIVPPIARNKLAITRAKKRKVADKDDAEN; encoded by the exons ATGAATGACAATATAACTTTAGTATTGCACCATGGAGGAAGATTCACTCCACGTGCCAGTGATGGAAAGGTTGAATATATAGGCGGAGAATTTGACGTTTGGGAGGATATATCTGCAGATTGCCTGAATGCATTTATCTTATATGATTTGGTGAAAGCTTGTAAGAAGTATAGTAATATAGGAGAATGTTTTTGGTTGATTGATAAGGACTTAGATTTTAATCATGGGTTAAGGAGTTGTACAACTGATGGAGATATATTACACTTAGTTAGGGATGcttttgaaaatgagaatgagataaatgtttattttcatcatgAAGTAGATCCAATTTTAGAAGAAGTCCCACAAATGTTGTACTTGGAATGTGATCCAATTCGAAAAGCTGTTGAGAATGAGGATGATTTAGATGATGTACCTGTTGCTGGCCATGAGGAAG ATGCTGGTGCTGGAGAGCAGACAGATGCTGGTGCTGGAGAGCAGACAGATGCTGGTGAGCAGATGGATGCTGGTAAGCAGAGGGATGGTGGTGAGCAGAGGGATACTGATGCTGGTGAGCAAAGACATGGTAGTGAGCAGAGGGATACTGATGGTGAAGAGAGAGATGTTGCTGATAGTGAGGAGGAAAAGGAAGTTGACAGTGATGAGACAGATGCTGAGTGGTTTATAAATTTCTCTTGTATGTTGAATGAAGTTGAAGCTGAAGTTGAGACAGATGGTTATCATTCAGAGGAGCTTAATATCCCCATTAgtagtgatgatgaagatgaggatgttgaAGTTTATCCTCAATATAGTCAAAGTAGTGGAGTTGGTGAACAGAAGTTGGAATTAGGGATGGAGTTTGGTACTCTAGATGAATTTAAATCTGCCTTGAGGGAGTATAGCATATTGATGGGCAGGGAGTTCAAGTGGAAGAAGAATGATAAACAGAGGGCTAGAGCAAAATGCAAGAAGGCATTTTGTGATTGGGAAATCTACTGTGCAAAGAATGAAGTTAGAAACTCTTTTCAGATAAAGACATTTAAGCATAACCATAATTGCTGCAGAGAAGTGAACAACAAACAAGCAAATAGACAGTGGGTGGTCAGTAAACTTGAGGGCAAACTCAGAATGCAGCCAACCCTTAAATGTGTTGAAGCTTTGGAATATTTCAAGCAAGAGTTTGGAGTGCACATTGAAGTTACAAAGATGTGGAGAGCCATGAAAGAAGCAAAGCAATTAGTGGAAGGGAATGAGAGGAAACAATATGCCAAAGTATttgattatgcacatgaattgtTGAGGAGCAATCCTGGATCAACAGTTAAGATCAACACAGTGCCAAGTCCAGAAGGTCCACCACAATTTCAGAGGCTATATATTTGTCTTGCTGGCTGTAAGAAGGGGTTTGTTGCTGGATGTAGACCATTCATAGGTCTAGATGGATGTTTCCTAAAGAGTGCATTTGGAGGAAACTTGCTCTCTGCTTTTGGGCTTGATGGCAATAACCACATCTATGTTATTGCTTATGCTGTTGTGGACATTGAGAACAAAGACAATTGGAAATggtttttaactttgtttcatgaagaTCTTGGGGATTACATACAGAATGGGTGGAATTTCATGTCAGACATGCAAAAG GGACTTATTCCAGCTTTACAGGAAGTCATGCCTGGTGCACCTCATAGATTTTGTGTCTTGCATCTTTGGAAAAATTTTACAAAGCAATGGAAAAGCAAGGAACTTAAAGGAATTGTGTGGCAATGTGCAAAATCCACTACTGTTGCTGAGTTTGAAGGCCATATGGCCCATTTGAAGACAATCAACTGCCAGGCTTGGGAGTATTTGAATAAATGGCCCAAACAAGCATGGACAAAAGCCCACTTCAGTACAATACCCAAGGTGGACAATATATGCAACAACACTTGTgaggtattcaattccagaattcTGCAGTATAGATGCAAGCCTATTATCACAATGCTTGAAGAAATTAGAAGTTATATCATGAGAACCATGGCTGCCCGCAAGGTTAAACTTTCTGGAAAACCTGGACCATTATGTCCAGTGCAGTATAAAAGACTAGAAAAAGAATTCCATTTTGCTAATCAATGGACTCCCATTTGGTGTGGTGATAACATGGGCCTGAGATATGAGGTCCACATGTGGGGGAATAAGGTTGAGGTCAATTTAGGTGAATGGACATGCACTTGTGGAGTATGGCAACTAACAG GGATGCCATGCCGACATGCCATTGCAACAATAACTCACAAAGGAGGGAAGCCTGAGGACATGTGTCATGAGTGGCTGTCAATAGAAGCTTATAATAAGACATACAAGCATTTTATTGAACCAGTCCAAGGACCACAATATTGGGCCCAGACACAGTATACACACCCTGTTCCACCACATAAAAAGGTCCAAAGAGGAAGgccaaagaaaaatagaaggagATCTGTAGATGAGGACAATGTCACAGGACATAAGCTAAAGAGGAAATTGGCTGAGTTTACATGTGGAAGGTGTGGCCAAACCAATCATAACATTAGAAGCTGTAAAAATATTGGAGTTCCTGTTAGGCCAAAGAAATATGTTGCACCATCAACTTCAAATGAGGATGACCACCTATTATCTCAAGATGAACAAGCTTTGAATGAGGCTGAAGAAGCTGCTGCTCATGTTCAACAAGATCCGGTGGAGATTAATTTATCTCAGCCTCATTTGTCACAAGATAGTGACATGGAGTTTATG GTCCCTGCAACTATTGTTCCACCAATAGCAAGGAATAAGCTAGCCATAACAAGAGCCAAAAAAAGGAAGGTTGCTGATAAAGATGATGCAGAAAACTGA
- the LOC114383763 gene encoding uncharacterized protein LOC114383763 isoform X2, translating to MNDNITLVLHHGGRFTPRASDGKVEYIGGEFDVWEDISADCLNAFILYDLVKACKKYSNIGECFWLIDKDLDFNHGLRSCTTDGDILHLVRDAFENENEINVYFHHEVDPILEEVPQMLYLECDPIRKAVENEDDLDDVPVAGHEEDAGAGEQTDAGEQMDAGKQRDGGEQRDTDAGEQRHGSEQRDTDGEERDVADSEEEKEVDSDETDAEWFINFSCMLNEVEAEVETDGYHSEELNIPISSDDEDEDVEVYPQYSQSSGVGEQKLELGMEFGTLDEFKSALREYSILMGREFKWKKNDKQRARAKCKKAFCDWEIYCAKNEVRNSFQIKTFKHNHNCCREVNNKQANRQWVVSKLEGKLRMQPTLKCVEALEYFKQEFGVHIEVTKMWRAMKEAKQLVEGNERKQYAKVFDYAHELLRSNPGSTVKINTVPSPEGPPQFQRLYICLAGCKKGFVAGCRPFIGLDGCFLKSAFGGNLLSAFGLDGNNHIYVIAYAVVDIENKDNWKWFLTLFHEDLGDYIQNGWNFMSDMQKGLIPALQEVMPGAPHRFCVLHLWKNFTKQWKSKELKGIVWQCAKSTTVAEFEGHMAHLKTINCQAWEYLNKWPKQAWTKAHFSTIPKVDNICNNTCEVFNSRILQYRCKPIITMLEEIRSYIMRTMAARKVKLSGKPGPLCPVQYKRLEKEFHFANQWTPIWCGDNMGLRYEVHMWGNKVEVNLGEWTCTCGVWQLTGMPCRHAIATITHKGGKPEDMCHEWLSIEAYNKTYKHFIEPVQGPQYWAQTQYTHPVPPHKKVQRGRPKKNRRRSVDEDNVTGHKLKRKLAEFTCGRCGQTNHNIRSCKNIGVPVRPKKYVAPSTSNEDDHLLSQDEQALNEAEEAAAHVQQDPVEINLSQPHLSQDSDMEFMVPATIVPPIARNKLAITRAKKRKVADKDDAEN from the exons ATGAATGACAATATAACTTTAGTATTGCACCATGGAGGAAGATTCACTCCACGTGCCAGTGATGGAAAGGTTGAATATATAGGCGGAGAATTTGACGTTTGGGAGGATATATCTGCAGATTGCCTGAATGCATTTATCTTATATGATTTGGTGAAAGCTTGTAAGAAGTATAGTAATATAGGAGAATGTTTTTGGTTGATTGATAAGGACTTAGATTTTAATCATGGGTTAAGGAGTTGTACAACTGATGGAGATATATTACACTTAGTTAGGGATGcttttgaaaatgagaatgagataaatgtttattttcatcatgAAGTAGATCCAATTTTAGAAGAAGTCCCACAAATGTTGTACTTGGAATGTGATCCAATTCGAAAAGCTGTTGAGAATGAGGATGATTTAGATGATGTACCTGTTGCTGGCCATGAGGAAG ATGCTGGTGCTGGAGAGCAGACAGATGCTGGTGAGCAGATGGATGCTGGTAAGCAGAGGGATGGTGGTGAGCAGAGGGATACTGATGCTGGTGAGCAAAGACATGGTAGTGAGCAGAGGGATACTGATGGTGAAGAGAGAGATGTTGCTGATAGTGAGGAGGAAAAGGAAGTTGACAGTGATGAGACAGATGCTGAGTGGTTTATAAATTTCTCTTGTATGTTGAATGAAGTTGAAGCTGAAGTTGAGACAGATGGTTATCATTCAGAGGAGCTTAATATCCCCATTAgtagtgatgatgaagatgaggatgttgaAGTTTATCCTCAATATAGTCAAAGTAGTGGAGTTGGTGAACAGAAGTTGGAATTAGGGATGGAGTTTGGTACTCTAGATGAATTTAAATCTGCCTTGAGGGAGTATAGCATATTGATGGGCAGGGAGTTCAAGTGGAAGAAGAATGATAAACAGAGGGCTAGAGCAAAATGCAAGAAGGCATTTTGTGATTGGGAAATCTACTGTGCAAAGAATGAAGTTAGAAACTCTTTTCAGATAAAGACATTTAAGCATAACCATAATTGCTGCAGAGAAGTGAACAACAAACAAGCAAATAGACAGTGGGTGGTCAGTAAACTTGAGGGCAAACTCAGAATGCAGCCAACCCTTAAATGTGTTGAAGCTTTGGAATATTTCAAGCAAGAGTTTGGAGTGCACATTGAAGTTACAAAGATGTGGAGAGCCATGAAAGAAGCAAAGCAATTAGTGGAAGGGAATGAGAGGAAACAATATGCCAAAGTATttgattatgcacatgaattgtTGAGGAGCAATCCTGGATCAACAGTTAAGATCAACACAGTGCCAAGTCCAGAAGGTCCACCACAATTTCAGAGGCTATATATTTGTCTTGCTGGCTGTAAGAAGGGGTTTGTTGCTGGATGTAGACCATTCATAGGTCTAGATGGATGTTTCCTAAAGAGTGCATTTGGAGGAAACTTGCTCTCTGCTTTTGGGCTTGATGGCAATAACCACATCTATGTTATTGCTTATGCTGTTGTGGACATTGAGAACAAAGACAATTGGAAATggtttttaactttgtttcatgaagaTCTTGGGGATTACATACAGAATGGGTGGAATTTCATGTCAGACATGCAAAAG GGACTTATTCCAGCTTTACAGGAAGTCATGCCTGGTGCACCTCATAGATTTTGTGTCTTGCATCTTTGGAAAAATTTTACAAAGCAATGGAAAAGCAAGGAACTTAAAGGAATTGTGTGGCAATGTGCAAAATCCACTACTGTTGCTGAGTTTGAAGGCCATATGGCCCATTTGAAGACAATCAACTGCCAGGCTTGGGAGTATTTGAATAAATGGCCCAAACAAGCATGGACAAAAGCCCACTTCAGTACAATACCCAAGGTGGACAATATATGCAACAACACTTGTgaggtattcaattccagaattcTGCAGTATAGATGCAAGCCTATTATCACAATGCTTGAAGAAATTAGAAGTTATATCATGAGAACCATGGCTGCCCGCAAGGTTAAACTTTCTGGAAAACCTGGACCATTATGTCCAGTGCAGTATAAAAGACTAGAAAAAGAATTCCATTTTGCTAATCAATGGACTCCCATTTGGTGTGGTGATAACATGGGCCTGAGATATGAGGTCCACATGTGGGGGAATAAGGTTGAGGTCAATTTAGGTGAATGGACATGCACTTGTGGAGTATGGCAACTAACAG GGATGCCATGCCGACATGCCATTGCAACAATAACTCACAAAGGAGGGAAGCCTGAGGACATGTGTCATGAGTGGCTGTCAATAGAAGCTTATAATAAGACATACAAGCATTTTATTGAACCAGTCCAAGGACCACAATATTGGGCCCAGACACAGTATACACACCCTGTTCCACCACATAAAAAGGTCCAAAGAGGAAGgccaaagaaaaatagaaggagATCTGTAGATGAGGACAATGTCACAGGACATAAGCTAAAGAGGAAATTGGCTGAGTTTACATGTGGAAGGTGTGGCCAAACCAATCATAACATTAGAAGCTGTAAAAATATTGGAGTTCCTGTTAGGCCAAAGAAATATGTTGCACCATCAACTTCAAATGAGGATGACCACCTATTATCTCAAGATGAACAAGCTTTGAATGAGGCTGAAGAAGCTGCTGCTCATGTTCAACAAGATCCGGTGGAGATTAATTTATCTCAGCCTCATTTGTCACAAGATAGTGACATGGAGTTTATG GTCCCTGCAACTATTGTTCCACCAATAGCAAGGAATAAGCTAGCCATAACAAGAGCCAAAAAAAGGAAGGTTGCTGATAAAGATGATGCAGAAAACTGA